The sequence below is a genomic window from Raphanus sativus cultivar WK10039 unplaced genomic scaffold, ASM80110v3 Scaffold3159, whole genome shotgun sequence.
GAGAAGATGGTGGAGGATATGCAACAACAAATACTTAAAATGGAAAGAAAAATAACAGAGAAGAAGGTAGAACATCCATATATGTTTGTTTAGAAAACCTTTCTCTCTAGTTTATATATAGTGGTGACTAACTTGTGACTTTTCATTCTTTTAAGTACAGCTTTATCATGAAAAGGCCATCTCGGGACTGAAAGACAGCTTACGCTAcggatatatttataatgaaaaatggGGGCGGATAGATGATGAACGAAGTTTCCCATATTGTTCTAAGAAGATGGAGCTAGACAAGTTAACTTTCGCTAATAACGCATATCGTGACAAGAAAGCTGTTATATCATTCTCTTCTGGGAAACGAGAGATTAACACCCATGTAAGAAATCCTAATTTCTAATTAAGTAcactttttagtttttgttgatcataaaaattttattcaaaagaaatctgatatatatatatatatgtttcagaACCTAAACCATCGGATGCTACACGAAGCACAAAGCATGGATGGTGAGAGACGCCTTCTCAAAATGCTGAGTCCAAGTAAAGATGACGACTCAGAGTTTCCTCTTGAGGAAATTGAAAGACAGGTTAAGTGTAAATTATATACGTTCTATAACCTTAAATTCTAGCTAATTGATTTTCTAATGATGGTCTTACCTCGTTATATGCGCTTATTTCTCTAGAACAGATGTGGCAGCCATATAGTCGGGTGAGATGGCCAGGCCATACCCATAAACCAAGCACAATGGAAATAAAAGAATGTGAGAGAAAGCTAAGGGAACTTGAAAGGAAGAGAGATCAACTATTTGTTAATGCTCCTTGTAAAGCTTCTCTATGGAGTTCATTACCTTCTACCAAAGTCTTACGCAACCAGATTCAGGTCTAAAACGATTTTAAGCCcatttaattagattttttgttCGAATGAACTAAACTAGAACCGAAATTGATTCGGTTTAGAGGAAACCGAATTCTGATTTGGCCATCTATGTCTTTGTAGGCTATGGAGGTCAGAGACGAAGAAAATAGGAAAGTGGTTTTgctaagaagaaagaagatagagtccaaagaaagaaagataaagaagGCAGAGAAGGAGATCAAGTCTATGAATAAAATGGTGGAGATGATAAGCAACAGAAAGCAGAGAGCCATGGAAAGCATCTCACACCAAAAGAGTTGTGTAGTAGTTTGAAACTTAAAACCTCAGCTCTCTTCTTGTTGAATCTCTCATTGTCAGGTGGAAAACTGTTCAATATATTTCCATTAAAAAACTAATAACTGAACACTGTAATGTTTTCAAAGTGTTGAATGATTAATGAAATCTTTTCACATGTTGATTGATTTATGTAACCTCTGTTCTTATGGTATTATATGAGGTGCCCTGATAATGACCACTCGTTAAGATTGATTTGCGGCAGTATAGCCTAACCCCCAAGACTGTGAGCTCCCACAAATACTtcatgttattttgttttctataatttataatgTGACTAATAGGGCATTGAGCTGGGCTTAATACATTACCTTCTTTGGCTTCCTGTTAGTCCTCAGCGTTTGGATATCCGTTTATAGGTTTAGACCGGATATATCaaatttttgggtttatatCTCTAGGTtccattctaacttttttatttgtatGAATCGGTTTGAGATAGTAACACTTTAGATTCggttataatttatattatgtcTTTTTTTATAACATCAAGTTATAGTATGTCTTATAATCTATAAAACAACCAAGTATTGTCTGAATTCAAATTATATCGGttcagttaaaatatataagaagtaaaaaagaaaaatttaaagcaCAACATaaaaaacactaaaattaaataaaaactaatccAACACACATAAAATTGAGAAAATAGCATTAAAATGTTAGATCAACATGAAAacaataatgaattttaaacaatatgtaTTAACTTATAGATAAAGTACACTTATTATTTCAACGAACAAGaaatacttatttataactaattgggaATTTAaggtatttatttaaattttaatatttatattttaaatacttatatatatatttcaaatattatattgactattaatttctgattttttggGTCAGGTTAATAATACTTCGGATTCGGACATGTTCTCTACCATTTTACAAGAtccatttggatatttttatattctggATTAGATAATGGATAGGATTTTTTGGTTCAGATTTGGTTCGAATTTCGGGTTCTGAATTTGATACCCAACCTACTTACGgtcctaaaatattttttttttcctttaatgtCCCAATAAGAACATTTCCAACCATTAGAAACTAGGTAAGATTctacaaaagtaaaaaattaatattctaattgaataactaatttttctatttttgtaaaTCTTAAAATGCTAGTTACATAACATGTGGAAGGTAAAAGTTTAGAACTGGTTCTAAAAAcacttgttttaaaaaatttattcacTCGctcttctattttctttttttatttctttatttttaatagtgaGATTCTGATTAACAAA
It includes:
- the LOC108808657 gene encoding uncharacterized protein LOC108808657, with translation MEVTKTSRKKTFVGHQVLDKPKRNPYSLLKSIEVNEKMVEDMQQQILKMERKITEKKLYHEKAISGLKDSLRYGYIYNEKWGRIDDERSFPYCSKKMELDKLTFANNAYRDKKAVISFSSGKREINTHNLNHRMLHEAQSMDGERRLLKMLSPSKDDDSEFPLEEIERQMWQPYSRVRWPGHTHKPSTMEIKECERKLRELERKRDQLFVNAPCKASLWSSLPSTKVLRNQIQAMEVRDEENRKVVLLRRKKIESKERKIKKAEKEIKSMNKMVEMISNRKQRAMESISHQKSCVVV